CGCAGATAGACAGCTGATGGGGGTCTTTGATCGAAATAAAACGGAGCTTATTGCTTCTGTGTTAAATGAATTGGGATTAGAAAGAGCACTTGTTGTTTCTAGTTATGACGGATTGGATGAAATTAGCATCTCAGCTCCAACCCAGGTTAGTGAATTAAAAGATGGAATCATTAACACGTATGATATTACCCCTTTTGATTTAGGACTTAAGAGTTACCCCATAGAAGAGATAGCAGGTGGAGATGCCTTAGAAAATGCAAAAATTATACGTTCCATTTTTAAAGGTGAAAAAGGAGCTCGTAGAAATATTGTATTAGCAAATGCAGGTGCTTGTTTTTATGTGTTTAATCACTGTTCATCTCTGCAGGAAGGTGTTAAAATTGCTGCCAATATGATTGATAGTGGAAAAGCTTATGCAAAATTAGATGAATTAGTAGACTTTACAAAGGAGATTAGCCATGATTCTTGATCAAATCGTAGCAACTAAAAAAGAAGAAGTTGAAAGTTTAAAAAATGTATTTTCCATAAGTAATTATAAAAGCATCATTTCAACCTTACCTCCTTGTAAAGGATTTAAAAAAGCCCTAACACAAACTAAAAATAGATCCATGGGTTTAATTGCAGAAGTGAAGAAAGCATCTCCGTCTAAAGGGTTAATTCGTGAGGATTTTAACCCAGTGGAAATCGCAAAGAGTTATGAAAAAGCCGGGGCAGACTGTCTCTCTGTATTAACAGATAAGGAATATTTTCAAGGTTCTATAAAATACTTGAAAAATGTTCGGGAAGTGGTGGATCTCCCGCTTTTACGGAAGGAATTTATTATTGATCCTTTACAAATCTATGAGGCTAGAATTGTTGGAGCAGATGCTATTCTCTTAATTGCATCAATATTAACACTAGAGCAGATGCGTGAACTTAGTAAATTATCAACTGACTTAGGAATGGATACATTGATAGAAGTTCATGATTTAGAAGAATTAGAGCAAGTTCTATCATTGGATGTTTCTTTAATTGGAATCAATAACCGTAATTTAAAAACCTTTGAAACAGACATTCAAACTACTGAAAATTTAATAACACATATTCCGAAAGAGATTACAGTAGTTAGTGAAAGTGGGATTTCAAATGCATCACAAATAAATCACCTAATAACTAAAAGTGTTGGAGCTGTACTCGTAGGTGAGCATTTTATGAGACAGGATAATGTAGAACTGGCAGTAAATCAGCTTATGGGTGATAGATCATGAACAATGTAATGGTAAAAATCTGTGGGATTTTAGGTGTGCCAACGATTGAATCAATGTTGAATCTTCCTATTGATTATATAGGTTTTGTATTTGCAAAAAGTAAGAGGCAAGTAACACCAGAGCAAGCAGCGGATATGATTCAAGTTTTAAAAAAACATCAGATTAAGGTACCAGAAACCGCAGGGGTTTTTGTTAATCCAAGTGAACAAAAACTTGAAGAAACAATAAGAAATGCACCATTAGATATCATACAATTACATGGTCAAGAATCCCCTGAGTTATGTAAATGGGTGAAGCAATCACTTAAAATAAAAGTATTTAAAGTTTTTTCCAACTTGCATCAGATTTTGTTGACTGATAATTCAATCATTTCTAACGAACAAGTTGATGAAGAATGTTCAAAATGTTTAAACCCATATGTGAATCATATCGATGCGTTAATGTTGGATACTTATGATCCAGTAGTTGGTGGTGGAACTGGAGAAACTTTTAATTGGGATTTGATTCCGATTGTTCAACGTTGGACGAAAAAAAATAATATTCCTTTGATCGTAGCAGGAGGACTAGATGTAGACAATGTAAGTTCATTAATTTCAACTTATGAACCTGATGGAGTAGATGTATCAAGTGGAGTTGAAACGAATCGAATAAAAGATATTAAAAAAATAAAAACCTTTGTTGAAAGGGTGAAAATAAATGTTTAATGTACCAGACACACAAGGAAGATTTGGAAAATTCGGAGGAAAATACGTTCCAGAAACATTAATGAACGCACTAATTGAGTTAGAAGAGGCATACAAACATTATGCAAAGGATAAAGATTTTCAGAATGAAATCCAATATTTATTAAAGCAATATTCTGGTCGTCCCACATCTTTATATTATGCTGAGCGATTAAGTGAAGATCTAGGTGGTGCAAAGATTTATTTAAAACGAGAGGATTTAAATCATACAGGGGCACATAAAATCAATAACACAATTGGACAAGGTGTACTAGCAAAGAGAATGGGTAAAAAGAAAGTCATAGCTGAAA
The window above is part of the Chengkuizengella sp. SCS-71B genome. Proteins encoded here:
- the trpC gene encoding indole-3-glycerol phosphate synthase TrpC; amino-acid sequence: MILDQIVATKKEEVESLKNVFSISNYKSIISTLPPCKGFKKALTQTKNRSMGLIAEVKKASPSKGLIREDFNPVEIAKSYEKAGADCLSVLTDKEYFQGSIKYLKNVREVVDLPLLRKEFIIDPLQIYEARIVGADAILLIASILTLEQMRELSKLSTDLGMDTLIEVHDLEELEQVLSLDVSLIGINNRNLKTFETDIQTTENLITHIPKEITVVSESGISNASQINHLITKSVGAVLVGEHFMRQDNVELAVNQLMGDRS
- a CDS encoding phosphoribosylanthranilate isomerase: MNNVMVKICGILGVPTIESMLNLPIDYIGFVFAKSKRQVTPEQAADMIQVLKKHQIKVPETAGVFVNPSEQKLEETIRNAPLDIIQLHGQESPELCKWVKQSLKIKVFKVFSNLHQILLTDNSIISNEQVDEECSKCLNPYVNHIDALMLDTYDPVVGGGTGETFNWDLIPIVQRWTKKNNIPLIVAGGLDVDNVSSLISTYEPDGVDVSSGVETNRIKDIKKIKTFVERVKINV